Within Dysgonomonas sp. HDW5A, the genomic segment AGCTATACTCTTATTATTAGGCACTGCATATTATTTAAAAATCAGAATACAGAGGAGACAACTGGCTATAGCCAATAAGATAAAAGAGGAGCAGAAAGAAAAACTATTGGAGACAAAACTCAATTTCTTTACCAATATCACACACGAACTCTATACTCCTTTGACGCTGATAAACGGAGTTTGTGAGCAGATTCTGGAGTATTCGATACAGGATGATAAGTTGAGTAAATACACCAATATATTGAATAACAATGTAAATAATCTGAATGAACTTATACAGGAAATTCTTGATTTCAGAAAAATCGAAAATTCAGAATTTAACTCGAAATCAATAAAACGTACTCTCATATCGGAAATAATAAATAACCAATTAGTTTCATTTACACATGTTGCCAATCAGACAAGTATAAAATATACCGCAACGGTTCCTGACAATCTTTACTGGAATACGGATGAAGCGTATTTTAAGAAAATATTTACCAATTTAATCTCGAATGCGTTTAAATATACTTCCTCCGGAGGCCTTATCAAAATAGAAGCACTCATAAAGAATAACTCACTTATTATTAGCATATATAACACAGGACAAGGTATAGAGGAGTCGCAAAAGATGAAAATATTTGATCGTTATTATATTCTTGACAATATCGAAAAGAATGGATATGCTCAAATGACTTCAAGCAATGGACTAGGTCTTTTGATTTGTTACAGTCTTGTTAAACTGTTGGGAGGAGATATAAAAGTAAATAGTGAGATAAATGAATATGCTGAGTTTGTTGTCACTTTGCCCTTTCTGGAAATCGACAACGAAATTCCAGAAACAACGACAACAGAGACATTATTGAATAAAACAGAGAGCCAGCCTTATGAAATTACAACACAGCCAACTATATTGGTTGTTGACGACAATAGGGAAATTGTATGGCTCATATCGCAGATTTTATCTTCCGATTATATTATAAAAGAAGCAAACGATGCTTCGGAAGCTCTCAAAATGGTAGAGAATATTACACCCTCTCTCATAATACTTGATATTATGATGCCGGAGATAGACGGATTGGAATTAACCAAACGCCTTAGAGCAAATAAGTTTACAAAACACATTCCGATATTAATCGTATCGGCAAAAGTTACGGCAAAAGAGCAGGCCGAAGCATATGATGCAGGAGCCAATACATATCTGACCAAACCTTTTTCTTCGGAGTTGCTCCGTTCTGTGGTACATCGCATGCTTACCTCCAAAGGAGAACTGAAAGAATACTATGATTCACCCGAGAGTGCTTATGAATATTCGGAAGGAAAACTGGTACATCAAGAGGACAAAAGTTTTATGGAAGATATAATCTCTATTATAGAGGAGAATATCGAAAATGAAACCTTAAGACCCGAATTAATTGCCGGAAAACTGGGAATCAGCAGTCGCAGCTTGTACCGAAAAGTCAAGAAAATAACATTAATGCCTCCCAGCGATTTCATTAAAGACTATAAGCTGATCTATGCAGCCAAGCTACTGATTAATACAAACCTTACAGTCAAAGAAATTACCTACAAGGTTGGAATCTCCAATAAGTCTCATTTCTACAGAGAGTTTCTGAAGAAATATGAGATGACTCCGAACGATTACCGCAAACATAAGTCCTAAACTTTACCTATATCATAAAATACCTAATGAGTGTCATAGTTTACCATGTGCAAACTATGACACTCATTAGGTTAATTAAGATGGGGGCATCAAAAGCTTATTAACTAATATTGTGAAATCAACCTAAATAATGTAAATGCCGGTGTTGTGAAAACTAACCGCAGTCGCATTATAAATCCCTCTCAGTGTTAACACAATTGATAATTACCGTAAATTAAATTATTATGAAACAAAAATCTATGCCTAAAACACCGGATGAATTCAAGACGAACCATCTCTCGCGGATTTTTCACTTATTATTATTCCTGTTTATATTCTACTTACCCTCTTTCGCGTCAGCAGAATATAAAGAAGTTCAACAAAACGGAAAAACTGTAACCGGTCTTATAAAAGATCAACAAGGCGAACCTCTGCCCGGAGTTGTTGTTGCAGTAAAAGGCACAACCATTGGAACTTATTCGGACGAGAACGGTAAATATTCTTTAAATGTACCAAACTCAAACCTTACACTCACATTTTCATTTATAGGATACAATACGCAGGAAGTTGCTCTCAATGGTAAATCATCATTAAATATAACATTACAGGAGAATACACAGCAATTGGATGAAATTGTTGTGGTAGGTTATGGCTCACTGAAAAAATCGGAAATAGCAACCGCCGTCGTATCTATTAAACCCGACGATTTTAACTACGGTGGAGCCAGAGATCCTATGTCATTGCTCGAAGGTAAAATTGCCGGATTAAATGTAACCCGTACAAGCGGCGTAAATCCAAACAGCAGTGCAGCCTTTCAGTTAAGGGGTGTAACCTCTCTCTCGGGAAGCCAGTCGCCGCTGATTGTAATAGATGGAATACCTGACGGTAATCTCGATTTGATTCAGCCTGACGATATCGAATCGATGGAAATTCTGAAAGACGGATCGGCAGCCGCCATCTATGGTAGCCGTGCCAATGCAGGTGTAATACTTATCACTACAAAATCGGGAAAAAAAGGAGATCTACATTTCGAATATTCGACATTCATCACCAAGCATTATCTGGCAAGAACCCCCAGAGTGCTTACCGCCAATGAATACAGAGACCTTAGAAATGATCCCAACAATCCGAAAGCCGGGCAAATGGTTGATTATGGTTCTTCTACCGATTTCTATCAGGCTCTAGCTGATAAAGATAATTTGACACATACACATAATCTGGCAATAACCGGAGGTAATGATGCTGCAACATACAGAGCATCTCTGTTTTACAACGATTTTGATGGTATTGGTCTACAGAACGACCGCAAGAATTACGGAGGACGTATGTCGTTACATGCCAGAGGATACGACAACATGCTTACAGGCCAAATTAATTTAGCGATTAATCACGATTATAGAAACCGACTCGGAGATTCGGAAGGATTATGGCAAGCTGCTACCACCATGAACCCCACATTAGGGTTACATGATGAAGTGGAGCAAAGGGTAAATCCGATTAACAGAATGAATGCACATCGGTTAAAAAGAGACGGACAAAATACAATGGTCAGTGGTAAACTGGGACTGGAGCCTGTGAAAGATTTGATCTTCTCGGTGTTCGGTAGTTTACAAAGAGACAACTGGTTGGAAAGCGAATACATAAACGTAAATTCATGGGAGTCTAAACAATCGCATGAAGGACTCGGCTTTGCCAAAAAAGAATCGGAACAAGAAATAAAAGGAGCAGTAGAACCTACCGTCGAATATTCGAAACTTTTCAATAGCAAACATAGCTTAAATGCTGTTGGAGGATATAGTTTTCAATATACATTATGGGAAAGAACCAAAATGGAAAACAAAGGTTTTCTGAATGATGTTACCCAAGACAATGATATGGGTGCAGGAAGCTGGCTGGCTGCGGGAAAAGCAAAAATGGAAAGTGAAAAACAGGAAGATAAACTGATTGCATTTTTTGGGCGTGTAAACTATGCCTATGACAGCAGATACGTAGCCCAGATATCGCTTCGCCACGAAGGATCTACCAAATTTGGAGCAAACCACAAGTGGGGTAACTTTCCATCGTATTCAGTAGCATGGAATGCTTCTAATGAAGAGTTTATGAAAGGCGTAAATTATTTAAGCTTGCTCAAAATAAGATTGGGATATGGTGTTACGGGAAATTCTGGAATCGACCGCTATCAATCCATAATAACAATGGGAACAGGAGGCTTTTATCTTAGTCCGGATGGACGTTGGGTTCAAACTTACGGACCTTCAACCAACCCGAATCCAAACTTAAAATGGGAAATGAAACAGGAATGGAATCTTGGATTTGATTTTGGATTCCTGAAAAACCGAATCGGTGGATCGATAGATTTATATAAACGTACTACAAAAGATTTGTTAGGAAAATACGGTACACAACAACCTCCTTACATTTTCAGCGATATTTTTATTAATGTCGGAGATATTGCAAGTAAAGGTGTTGAGCTTACTTTAAATACAATACCTGTATCGGGAAAAGAATTTATGTGGAAAGCCGACCTTGCCGCCAGTTATACCGATAATACACTGAAAAGCCTTTCTAACGACCTTTACGAACAACCGTATATTCTGGACGGAGATATAGGAGGCATGGGTGATCTGGGAAGGGCTATCCGTGTATATCCGGGAGAGAGAATGGGTAATTTTTACGGAAAACGTTTTGCAGGATTTAACGAAGCGGGTAAATGGTTATTCTATAACAAGGATGGAGAGAAAGTACTTGCCGATCAAATAAATGACGGAGATATGGGAGTAATAGGTAATGGTGTTCCTAAATTCTATCTGGGTATGTCACACTATTTCAAATACAAAGATTTTGACCTGAGCATTGTACTGAGAGGTAAATTCGGATTTGATGTTTTAAATATCACCGATATGCAATTTGGCAATAGGGTAGCTTTACCTGATAATATTCTGAAAAGGGCAATCACAACACACGCCGACTTGAATGATACTTATCAATATTCTGATTATTACCTCGAAAAAGGTGATTTCGTGAAAATCGATAATATTACTATCGGCTATAACTTCATCAATAAATCAGGAAATAAAAAGATACCTCGCTTCAGAGTCTATTTCACAGGCAGGGATCTTTTAACAATGACAGGTTATTCGGGTCTGGATCCGGAAGTAAGAGACACGGGTATAAATACAGGACTTGATAAACCCGATCGCTATCCTGTAACACGCAGTTTCACATTGGGGCTTAATATGACCTTTTAAAGAATAGATGAGTATTTACATATCAAAGTAACAAATAGGTCTTAGACCTGAAAAGAAAGACATAAGATGAAAAAATATAATATATTCTCATACCTGCTAGTAGCATTTGCTCTAGTGCTCACCGGCGGATCGTGTACCGATCTGGACGAAAAGTTATACAGTAAGATTGGTTCCGATAACTATTACAACAATAAAGATGAAGTGATTTCGGCCATATTAAGACCCTATACACATGCAAGAGCATGGATAGCACCCACCCAACAGAACAGTTACTGGCGGCTGAACGAATATGCAGCAGATCAGATTGCCTGGACGACCAAAGGACGTCACGGATATGATGGAGGCGACTGGATCAGATTACATTATCATACATGGCACATTAGAGAAAGCACCATAACCAACTCCTGGAACTTAATGTATTCGGGTATGGGATATTGTAGCGATGCTGCCAATAATATAGCAAAACGTGATGCTGCACAAATGGGTATTACCCAACAGGAGAAAGACGAATTTGTGGCTGAGATGAAAGTACTTCGTGCATATCACTATCTTAAATTAATGGATTTATTTGGCAATATTCCGGTAGTAACTGAAGTAGGAACACCTGTAAGTCCCTCTAATATGCCCCGTGCGGAAGTATTTAAGTTTATAGAAACCGAATTACTCGAAAATATAGATAATCTACCCTTGCTTTCGAGCAAAAATGTAGGACGGGCAACTCGTGCTGCGGGATATGCCATGTTAGCCGAGCTTTATCTGAATGCCGAAGTATGGACAGGAACTGCCCGTTGGGACGATTGTATCAAAGCCTGCGACTACATTATGCAAAACAAAGCGGGTTCACAAATCGGAACTTTAGGCTTAGACTCGGACTTAATAACAACCTTCAGCAATACCAACACAACCAATTCGAAAGAAAATCTGTTTGTTTTGACTTATGATTACCAAAGTTCACCCAACAAATGCGGTTGGAATGGCGACTTTTATCATTTTGCTCAAAAATATATCTATGGAGGTCTTTCAAACGGAAACAACGGTGCAGTCGTAATTCCTTCAGCTTATGATAAATTTGCTGATAACGACTTGAGAAAATCTCAATGGATGCTTATCGGTCCTCAATTTTATTTCGATGATCCAACAAAGCCGGTTTTGGGAACAGAAGAATATAGCGGTCAGCAACTTACATTTGTAAATTACATATACAGAGCCAGCGAAGGTAAAACACAGTCGACTATGTACGATGGTGAAGAAAACAGCGGTGCTCGCTTTAATAAATACAAACCGGGTCCATCGTCCGACCCACATTATTGGAGCAACGACTGGGTATTGTATCGCCTTACCGAAATTAATTATTTCAAAGCCGAAGCTTTGATGCGTAAAAATGGAGGAAATGCCACACAGGAAGCTGTCGATTTAATAAACGCATGTCGCATCAGAGCCTTTTCCGATGCCGACTGGAACAGCAATAAATATACAACATCGACCCTTACATTAGATGAATTGATTGAAGAGAGGGGACGTGAATTTATATTTGAAGGCAAACGCAGAACGGATTTAATCCGATTCGGTAAATTTACCTCAACAGCCTGGTGGGATCATACCCCAACCGACAATAAAAATGTTGAAATATTTCCAATTCCTTACAACCAATTATCAACCAACGTTAACCTGATTCAAAATCCAGGATACGCTTCTGAATAACACAACTTTACTAAACTACAGATTCTTATTTATCAATCAATTACAGGATCTGTAAATTCCTGATATTACTGCTTTTCGATATCGAAAAGCAGTAATACTTAAGGTCTGAGACCTTTTTCGCTATTTTAGGAGGTGCAGCAATTACAATAAATTATGACATTGAATTCTAACTTTTACTTGATATATACAATATGAAAAAGGCAATCGCAACGGTAATGTTAACAGTACTATCGTTATCGGCACTAGCACAGAAATGGGAAATACCCGATTGGAAAAATTTCCGATATCCCACGATCCATTTTCTGGATAAGGCAAAAGGAACACAAGGGTCTAAAATTTACAATCGTATAGTACCCAACCCGAAAGCGTTTATTCAACAACATGCGCTATGGGTGGTACAAACATTATATTGGTCAACATCCGACTCAATCCCGAACGTAAAAGCGATAAAATATACACTCGAAGATATAGAGGGCATATCGGCAAAAGGAGGACAGCCTCCTGTTGTGAATATATTTTACAGTTCGCAATGGGTCGAAAAATCAGAATCGTCAGAAGGTGACGACAAAGTACTGTACGAAACACGAGGCGTATTGTATCACGAATTAACCCATGCTTATCAATTAGAACCACAAGGTATTGGAGGGTATCAACAAGGAACAGAATTCTGGGTATTCATCGAAGGGATGGCTGATGCGGTACGATTCCACAACGGATTCTTCCCTGTGAGTGATCGCAAACCCGGTGGAAACTGGATGGACGGATACCGAAAAACAGGCTATTTTCTTGAATGGTTAACCTGCAAAGACCCCGATTTTTTACGTAAATTTAATCGCTCCACTCTCGAAATTATTCCATGGAGTTTCGACAAAGCCATGCAGCATGTATTAGGCAAAAACGTTACAACTGATAGTTTATGGGCAGAATATCAAAAATTTCTGATTGATAATTAAGGAATCATCCTTTTTATTGTTTTGATGGATAAACCTATCCCAACTTACCGAAAAATAAAATACTATAGATATGAAATTAAGAATACTTACTATTCTCTTCTCTACTTTTTTAATTAGCGGAACAGCAGTCAGTCAAGAGCTTACATCGTATGTAAATCCGATGATCGGAACTCTGAAAATGGGACACACCTTTCCCGGAGCCTGTGTACCGCATGGTATCGTACAATTAAGCCCCGATACCGATACTATACCCCAAAATATAAACGGCAAATATGTAGCCGATGCTTACAAATATTGTGCAGGTTATCAGCACGATGATAAAACCATTGTGGGGTTCAGTCATACACACCTCAGCGGAACAGGGCATTCAGACTTGGGAGATATTCTAGTGATGCCTGTAACGGGAAAATTAAAATTGAATCCGGGTACAGCCGATAATCCCGACTCGGGCTATCGTTCACGTTTTTCTCACGATACAGAAATTGCACGTCCTGGATATTATGAAGTGAAATTAGACGATTATGGAATAAAAGCACAACTAACCGCCACCGAACGAACAGGTATACATAAATATACCTTTCCTGCAAACGAGAAAAAACAGATATTGATTGATCTGGCACAAGGTATCTATAACTACGACGGCAAAGTATTATGGGCAAACGTAAGGGTAGAAAATGATACTCTGATAACCGGATATCGCATTACAAACGGATGGGCAAGGGTAAACTATACCTACTTTGCCATTACATTTTCGGAACCCATAAAATCGTATGGCTATGAAGACAAAGAGAAACCTAAATATGTAGGCTTCTGGCGAAAATTCGATCTTCAACATAACTTCCCCGAAATAGGAGGACGCAAAATAATTACTTATTTCGATTTTGGAACAGATGCAAACCCAACTGTCGAAATGCGGGTAGCCTTATCAGCAGTCAGCACATTGGGAGCTATTCAGAATCTACAAGCGGAGACCGCAGGGAAATCATTTGACGATATCGTAGCCATTGCCAATGATAAATGGAATAAAGAGTTGGACGTTATCGAAATAGAAGGTACAAAAGATCAGAAGACCATGTTCTATACATCGTTGTATCATACGATGATAAATCCTTCGGTATATATGGATGTTGACGGACAATACAGGGGTATAGACCATAATATCTATCAAGCTAAAGATTTTACCAATTACACCATATTCTCGGTTTGGGATACATACAGAGCATTGCACCCTCTGTTCAATATTATCAATAGAGACAGAAGCAAAGACATCGTAAACTCGATGCTTGCTCATTACGATCAAAGTGTACACAAGGCATTACCCGTGTGGTCGCTTATGGGTAACGAAGGATGGTGTATGATAGGTTATCACTCGGTTTCGGTAGTGTCGGATGCTCTTTCCAAAGGAATAGATATTGATAAAAAACGAGCCTTAGAAGCGATGATAAGCAGTTCGAATGTACCATATTATGATGGTACTAAAGAATATCTCGAACTAGGATATGTACCTTATGATAAAAACTCGAATGGTTCATCTATCACTCTTGAATATGCTTATGATGACTGGACAATCTACAATACTGCTCTTAAGATGGGTAACACTTCGGTAGCCGAAGCCTATAAGAAAAGGGCAATGAATTATCACAATGTGTTCGACCCCCAAATAGGCTTTGTACGTGCCCGAAAAAGCGATGGTTCTTGGAAAGCCCCTTATAGTTTACTCAATACACACGGTGAAGGGTTTATTGAAGGAAATTCATGGAACTATTCTTTTTATGTGCCTCAGGACGTTAAAGGATTGATTGAACAGATGCACGGCGAAAAAGTATTTACTCAAAGACTTGATTCTCTTTTCACGATGCACCTACCCGACGAATTTTTCGAAAACACCGAAGATGTAACCAGAGAAGGCATCATGGGTAATTATGTACATGGCAATGAACCGAGTCACCATATACCTTATCTATATGCATGGACTTCTCAACCGTGGAAATCGCAATACTGGATTCGTGAAATTATGAATCGTATGTATCGCAACAGTATCGACGGTCTTTGTGGAAATGACGATTGCGGGCAAATGTCGGCATGGTATATATTTTCAGCAATGGGATTTTATCCCGTTTGCCCCGGATCGGATCAGTATGTCATAGGCGCTCCTTACCTACCCTATTTGAAAGTAAAAACAGCTCCTGATAAGAATCTGGTTATAAAAGCAAACGGCGTCAGTGACAAGATGCGTTATGTAAAATCGGTAAAATTAAACGGCAAGCCATACACCAAAGCATACATCACATACGATGATATAAAAGACGGTGGTGAACTGGTTTTCGAGATGACTTCTCAACCCAATAAAAAGAGAACTTTTGCGGAAGATGAGAAACCTTATTCGCTCAGCCAAAAATAATAGACGAAACGTTGTAGGGGCGTATTGCATACGCCCGATATTTGTGTGACGGGCGAATGCAATTCGCCCCTACAACTAAATGATACTTTAATCAAAAACACTAAACTATGAATAAATTAAACCGATATATAATCTGCCTTCTAACCCTATCCGCCCTATGCAGTTGCAAACAAAAGAACAGCAGTGCAGATGATAACCAAGAAGCCGATTTATCGTTGAACGCTTATGTAAACCCCTTTGTCGGAACATCGGGATTCGGGAATGTGTATCCCGGTTCTCAGATTCCTTTTGGAGGAATACAGATAAGCCCCGATACGGATAACGATTACTACGATGCCGCGTCAGGTTATAAATATGATCATCCCACTATAATGGGTTTCAGCCTTACCCATCTCAGCGGAACAGGCATACCCGATTTAGGCGACTTCCTTTTCATTCCGGGTACAGGTACTAAGAAATTTGTAGCAGGTACACACGAAAAACCCGATGAAGGGTATCGCTCCCGATACAGTCACGACAAGGAATGGGCATCACCCAATTATTACGGAGTCGATTTATTGGATTATGGAGTTAAAGCCGAAATGACATCGGGTATGCATTCGGGTATATTTAAGTTTACGTTTCCCAAGGCTGACAGTTCGTTCATTATGGTAGATATGGAGCATGTGCAAATGTTTAAAACAACATGGTCGCAACTCAGAATAGAGAACGATTCTACTATCTGCGGATTTAAATTAGTCAACGGATGGGGACCCGAACGCTATGTGTATTTTGTAGCACAATTCTCTAAACCATTCGCCCGATCGGGAATTATGCAAAACGGAAAACCTGTTATATATGATACCAAACGTTTTCGTAGCGATCGTATAGCATTCGGTACTAAAATTGTAGGTTGGTTCGATTTCGATACCAAAGAAAATGAGGAAATACAGGTTAAAGTAGCCGTTTCATCCACAGGAACATCGGGAGCTTATGCCAATATAAAAGAAATAGAGAATCAGAACTTTGACAGCCTGAAAAAGAAAGGCGAACTTTTATGGGCAAAGGAGTTAAGTCGATTCAAGATAAAAGGAACAGAAGAACAGATGAGAACGTTTTACACATCTGTATATCATGCTTCGTTGCATCCTTTTGTTTTTGAAGATATTGACGGTAAATACAGGGGATTGGATTCTAATATTCATCCGGCGAAAGATTTTACCAATTATACGGTTTTCTCGCTGTGGGATACATACAGGGCACATCACCCGTTATTGAATCTGATTCATCCCGATCGTAATGCCAATATGATTAATTCGATGCTTGCTCATTACGATCAAAGTGTGGAACATATGCTTCCTATCTGGTCATTTTATGGTAATGAGACTTGGTGTATGATCGGTTATCATGCCGTTTCGGTCATCTCCGATGCTATTGTAAAGGATATCAAAGGATTTGATTACGAACGTGCTTTTCAAGCTATGAAAACTACAGCCATGAATCCTAACTACGACCGATTGCTCGAATATCGCAATATAGGCTGGATTCCATTCGAAAAAGAACCCGAATCGGTTTCCAAAACACTGGAATATGCCTATGACGATTATTGTATCGCTATGGCTGCTCAGAAATTAGGAAAAGAAGACGATTATAATTATTTCCTCAACAGAGCCTTATCTTATCAAAATCTGATAGATCCCGAAACTAAATTTATGCGTGGTAGAGATTCGCAAGGTAATTGGCGTACTCCTTTTGAACCTATTGCCTACACAGGGCCGGGATCAGTTCACGGATGGGGCGATATTACCGAAGGCTTTACTTATCAATATACATGGTATGTTCCTCAAGATGTTCAGGGATATATTAACGAAATGGGTAAAGAACTCTTTACACAACGTTTAGATTCGATGTTTACGATGGAATTGCCCGACGATATACCCGGCGCTCACGATATACAGGGTAGAATAGGGGCTTATTGGCATGGAAACGAACCTTGCCATCAGATAATCTATCTTTACAATTATCTGAAACAACCGTGGAAAGCTCAGGAAAAAGTCCGTTATATCCTAGACAATCTTTATGGAGATAAACCCGATGCGTTGAGTGGAAATGACGATTGCGGACAAATGTCAGCATGGTATATTTTCAATAGTATGGGCTTTTATCCTACCTGCCCATCGAGCAATATATATGCTATCGGATCACCGGGATTGGAATTTATCCAAATGACATTGGGTAATGGCAAAAAGGTAACCGTAACTACCGAAAATTATAGTAAAGAGAATGTATATATTCAAGCTATGTACATCAACGGACAGCCTTATAATAAAACATATATTACCTTTGATACTATAAAAAACGGTGCTGAAATAAAATTTGTATTGGGTAATAAACCCAACCCATCGTGGGGTACGGCAGATGATTCTGTAGCTCCATCACTATCAAAACCGGGACAAACCTTAAAATATAAACCAGTAAACAAAATATCATGAAGAAAATCACATGTCTGATATTGACTATTATCAGTACAATCTGTACCATAAGTGCACAAAAGCCCACACCGGTGGACTATGTGAGTACATTGGTGGGAACATTATCAAAATACGAATTATCGACAGGTAATACCTACCCTGCTATCGCAATGCCTTGGGGAATGAATTTCTGGACTCCACAAACGGGTAAAATGGGTGACGGATGGGCATACGTTTACACTGCCGACAAAATCAGAGGCTTTAAGCAAACGCATCAGCCTAGTCCATGGATGAACGATTACGGACAATTTGCAATTATGCCCACAACGGGAAAAGCTGTATTTGATCAGAATGAGCGGGCAAGTTGGTTTTCACACAAAGCAGAAGTGGCAAAGCCTTATTATTATCGTGTATATCTAGCCGATCATGATGTAACTACCGAAATTACACCTACCGAACGGGCAGCCATGTTTCGATTTACGTTTCCCGATACTGACGATTCGTATGTAGTTATCGATGCTTTCGACAGGGGTTCGTATGTGAAAATTATTCCAAATGAAAATAAGATTATCGGTTATACTACCCGAAACAGTGGAGGAGTACCCGAAAATTTCAAGAACTACTTTGTAATCACTTTCGATAAACCTTTTACTTATTATGCAGCCGTGGGCGACAGTATCATAAAAAAGAACGAAACCGAAGTCAAAAAGAACCACTCGGGTGCAATCATTGGATTTTCGACAAAAAAAGGTG encodes:
- a CDS encoding SusC/RagA family TonB-linked outer membrane protein; the protein is MKQKSMPKTPDEFKTNHLSRIFHLLLFLFIFYLPSFASAEYKEVQQNGKTVTGLIKDQQGEPLPGVVVAVKGTTIGTYSDENGKYSLNVPNSNLTLTFSFIGYNTQEVALNGKSSLNITLQENTQQLDEIVVVGYGSLKKSEIATAVVSIKPDDFNYGGARDPMSLLEGKIAGLNVTRTSGVNPNSSAAFQLRGVTSLSGSQSPLIVIDGIPDGNLDLIQPDDIESMEILKDGSAAAIYGSRANAGVILITTKSGKKGDLHFEYSTFITKHYLARTPRVLTANEYRDLRNDPNNPKAGQMVDYGSSTDFYQALADKDNLTHTHNLAITGGNDAATYRASLFYNDFDGIGLQNDRKNYGGRMSLHARGYDNMLTGQINLAINHDYRNRLGDSEGLWQAATTMNPTLGLHDEVEQRVNPINRMNAHRLKRDGQNTMVSGKLGLEPVKDLIFSVFGSLQRDNWLESEYINVNSWESKQSHEGLGFAKKESEQEIKGAVEPTVEYSKLFNSKHSLNAVGGYSFQYTLWERTKMENKGFLNDVTQDNDMGAGSWLAAGKAKMESEKQEDKLIAFFGRVNYAYDSRYVAQISLRHEGSTKFGANHKWGNFPSYSVAWNASNEEFMKGVNYLSLLKIRLGYGVTGNSGIDRYQSIITMGTGGFYLSPDGRWVQTYGPSTNPNPNLKWEMKQEWNLGFDFGFLKNRIGGSIDLYKRTTKDLLGKYGTQQPPYIFSDIFINVGDIASKGVELTLNTIPVSGKEFMWKADLAASYTDNTLKSLSNDLYEQPYILDGDIGGMGDLGRAIRVYPGERMGNFYGKRFAGFNEAGKWLFYNKDGEKVLADQINDGDMGVIGNGVPKFYLGMSHYFKYKDFDLSIVLRGKFGFDVLNITDMQFGNRVALPDNILKRAITTHADLNDTYQYSDYYLEKGDFVKIDNITIGYNFINKSGNKKIPRFRVYFTGRDLLTMTGYSGLDPEVRDTGINTGLDKPDRYPVTRSFTLGLNMTF
- a CDS encoding RagB/SusD family nutrient uptake outer membrane protein, which produces MKKYNIFSYLLVAFALVLTGGSCTDLDEKLYSKIGSDNYYNNKDEVISAILRPYTHARAWIAPTQQNSYWRLNEYAADQIAWTTKGRHGYDGGDWIRLHYHTWHIRESTITNSWNLMYSGMGYCSDAANNIAKRDAAQMGITQQEKDEFVAEMKVLRAYHYLKLMDLFGNIPVVTEVGTPVSPSNMPRAEVFKFIETELLENIDNLPLLSSKNVGRATRAAGYAMLAELYLNAEVWTGTARWDDCIKACDYIMQNKAGSQIGTLGLDSDLITTFSNTNTTNSKENLFVLTYDYQSSPNKCGWNGDFYHFAQKYIYGGLSNGNNGAVVIPSAYDKFADNDLRKSQWMLIGPQFYFDDPTKPVLGTEEYSGQQLTFVNYIYRASEGKTQSTMYDGEENSGARFNKYKPGPSSDPHYWSNDWVLYRLTEINYFKAEALMRKNGGNATQEAVDLINACRIRAFSDADWNSNKYTTSTLTLDELIEERGREFIFEGKRRTDLIRFGKFTSTAWWDHTPTDNKNVEIFPIPYNQLSTNVNLIQNPGYASE
- a CDS encoding basic secretory protein-like protein, whose protein sequence is MKKAIATVMLTVLSLSALAQKWEIPDWKNFRYPTIHFLDKAKGTQGSKIYNRIVPNPKAFIQQHALWVVQTLYWSTSDSIPNVKAIKYTLEDIEGISAKGGQPPVVNIFYSSQWVEKSESSEGDDKVLYETRGVLYHELTHAYQLEPQGIGGYQQGTEFWVFIEGMADAVRFHNGFFPVSDRKPGGNWMDGYRKTGYFLEWLTCKDPDFLRKFNRSTLEIIPWSFDKAMQHVLGKNVTTDSLWAEYQKFLIDN
- a CDS encoding GH92 family glycosyl hydrolase, translating into MKLRILTILFSTFLISGTAVSQELTSYVNPMIGTLKMGHTFPGACVPHGIVQLSPDTDTIPQNINGKYVADAYKYCAGYQHDDKTIVGFSHTHLSGTGHSDLGDILVMPVTGKLKLNPGTADNPDSGYRSRFSHDTEIARPGYYEVKLDDYGIKAQLTATERTGIHKYTFPANEKKQILIDLAQGIYNYDGKVLWANVRVENDTLITGYRITNGWARVNYTYFAITFSEPIKSYGYEDKEKPKYVGFWRKFDLQHNFPEIGGRKIITYFDFGTDANPTVEMRVALSAVSTLGAIQNLQAETAGKSFDDIVAIANDKWNKELDVIEIEGTKDQKTMFYTSLYHTMINPSVYMDVDGQYRGIDHNIYQAKDFTNYTIFSVWDTYRALHPLFNIINRDRSKDIVNSMLAHYDQSVHKALPVWSLMGNEGWCMIGYHSVSVVSDALSKGIDIDKKRALEAMISSSNVPYYDGTKEYLELGYVPYDKNSNGSSITLEYAYDDWTIYNTALKMGNTSVAEAYKKRAMNYHNVFDPQIGFVRARKSDGSWKAPYSLLNTHGEGFIEGNSWNYSFYVPQDVKGLIEQMHGEKVFTQRLDSLFTMHLPDEFFENTEDVTREGIMGNYVHGNEPSHHIPYLYAWTSQPWKSQYWIREIMNRMYRNSIDGLCGNDDCGQMSAWYIFSAMGFYPVCPGSDQYVIGAPYLPYLKVKTAPDKNLVIKANGVSDKMRYVKSVKLNGKPYTKAYITYDDIKDGGELVFEMTSQPNKKRTFAEDEKPYSLSQK